TCATTCATGCAACATCACGGAActtcttcttttcattcttgTTCTCTAGTCTTTTAGGTTCATAAAAGACGCAAATGTGGATTTTTGAACGATAGAAGAGTCATCTCACCTTTTTGCTCAAGGGAATGTTTAGACGCAAGATATCATTGCTGGTGCTACTGCTGCTCTCCCCAGCATCAAGATGTTTAGACCAATCCCAAACCTTCACAGATGAATCATTCCCACCTGATATTATGAACTTCCCTCTCTCCCCAAACAGTGAAAATGACCTGAAAAAGTTTATTTAGCCTTCGTTCAAATTAAACACAGGTATGCAACCATATAATCAGATTATACTTACACACAGGAAACAGCTGCAGTGTGCCCTCCCAAAGGATAGTCTAACGAGAACCTCTTTCCTATGTGTTGATCTAAGGCCTCAGCATTTGTAGTAGGCTGCTTACTGCCTCCACGTCTCGATTGTGATCCCTTGCTGGACTTTGTGGAACTTTTGGAGTTAGCAGCAGCTAGCTCTGATTCAATATCAATCACATCAACAACACCATCAGCCCTAGCCACAACACAGATTTCCCTGAATTGTCCAACATATCAACCTCGGGAATCACCAATGCATGAACAAAAGCAGGATTCAAACATTGTCCTGCATTACTTTGACTGCCAGCGTCAGGGCGGGCTGCAGTACATTTAAAGAAGGTAATCAACAAATACTTCCTGGCACAACACCTAAAAGAAACCATCAACCAAAcataatattttgaaaaatacaGCTCCCCCATCTCCATGGATTGAGATAAAACTTCCACAAATGGTACCCTAGATTCCTTCAGTCGGAAAAGGGGCTGGATGGCCCATTTGCCTCAATAAATTTCAGAGGAAGAAACACTTCTTGACTAGCATTCGTCCACCACGAAAACATTGAGTACATTTAGACCTCCTTTATGCACACCTCTAAGAtctcaaaatagtgaaaaactatGGTTTGGTGACACATTTAAAAATCTACATGGACACGAGAAAATCTGGTAAGTCAAAGCACAAAATACACAGTTGCCAGGCATGTAAATACCAAAATCCACAATTTTGCACTGCCTCCCTTTAGAGAAGTCCCACATCACGAGCTTAGCATCAAGACCACCAGTTATAACTGTCAGAAGTACCAGTAATATGTTACGTTAGAACACCATCAAGTTATTAGCATTTATTAATGCAAGAGAATATTGGTGCCTCACAAGTCACATCCATGACAGTCACATCCATGACAGTCACATCCAATAATTTCTCATATATTGCATGAGAAGGGAAGTTTTAAGCCATTTACAGATTCACCAAATTAAGAAACCCAAGTTATATGCTAAGAACTGCCTATGAAATCACAAATTCTGCACAACCAACTCGCACCTACCAGCTCTTAAATGTATAAAGCAAGAACCTTAGGTTTTGAATTCCTCCAAAACAATCTCTCTCCATCTTACAGAAACTATTTGGAacagatataaaaaaaaatataatagtgCATTGCTAAGAAAATTGACATTATGTATACCTTCCCAAGGTCTCCAAGGAAGAAACTGCACACTGCTACAAATCTACGTATAGAGTTAAGAAAAAGATAGTATCCAACATGTTGACACTCCTTTTGAACAGGACGTGTCACATGCAAAAACATcttaaaacagaaaaataaaaatcttgtcTCGTGATAAATGACTGGGACTCGTATTCGGATGTGGTCCGCCTATGCACCATACCAGGATCAAGCATATAAAAATAAATTCAGTAAGCATAAACTTGAATGAGGAGAGCAGAATCAGCCATCAGAACACTAAAGATCTTATCACATATTAACCTCGGAGTTGTATGATTCATATAAAAAAGGATACACTTGTATGACCAGCTCGTAAAGTTTTATACAGGCACTGCTGCCTTACATCAATTATCTGCCAGTGAACCAAAGTCAGCATTCACATCATGAAAAACAGTAGTATTTCGACATGGAAACATAAGCTAATGGGAATAGTATTTCAACACGGAAACATAAGCAAATGGGAGAAACTAACTTACCAACAGGAATTTAAGTATATAAGTATCTGTATGGGGAGGGATGGAGGGAGACAAGGCTTGTGATCCTAAGTTCCTGTCACTTGGCTACAGCCTTGTTATTTGTTTGCTATCATGCCTCCATCTTAGAGGTTCACAATTCTACCATTTTATAATACGTGGTTGTTAATATAGTGTCTACACAGCCTCTGGAGCTCATGGTTAAATACAGGATGTAGCAATGAAGGGGTGGGTCGTGTATTTACATCTGGAACTTTAAGATCGGTATGCTTTTTACAGGTCCATAGTTTGCCAACAAATCAATTAGTAACAATCTAAAACAACTGCGCTTATTTGTCACCATGACCAAGCTGCCACCTGAAAAATCTATAGAGAGCAGAAACTACTTCGCTCTCTTGAGTTTAAGTATTCTGGTAACTTGACATAGTACGTTCTAAGTTCGCTAGATAGCATCATACCAATCCAGCATCATGCTATTCTCGAAATGAGATTTAAAATCTGGAGATTTCATAAATCAGCATTGACTGCACATAATACTTGACCTAGGGATTTGATGACAACAACGGGTAGGTTAAAATTCATAACCAGCTTTAGACAGAATCAGCACAATTAACAATTGCTAAAGAATGATTTGTTTATGTGGTTCCTTTCATACCTTTATGTCACCACTATCATCTGCAGCGGCAATAAAAGATGATTTCGAGCTGCAAGTAATCTGAAAAGAAGAATATCACGTTCAAAAGCTTCAGGATATCAAAAAAATTATTTGAGTATCAACCAAGCAAAGAAAGTTCtatatcattttttaattataagcTCAAGTGCTAAGCATGCTAATATATGGTTTTCACTTCTCATTATAAAGTTACTTCGTATTTGGTCTCAGTACCATGCTAGAGTAGGAAGATAATCCCACATCAATACTGTAATCTGCAGAACCTCTAGAAAGCTTAATATTATTCCATGAACTAGTTGTGTTTCATAAGTTCTGTGATTTAATGTAGCTCTACAGAGAAGTAGGTAGATCTCAGACAGAGGCCTAATACTACTTTAAAATCTTCATTAGCATTGGTTCTCGAGGAATTAGTTTTCTCTGGAGGACAGTACAGACTTAACAAACATGataagaataaataaaaaaaaacattattccTTACGATTCGATATTGATCACAAGAACTCTCTTTAGTATCTCTTCAAATCGTAATcaagaaatataaaaaaaaagttaagcaTATTTAAATGGAACCATATATATTGGAGGGAAAAGGGGAAACCTCTAATGCCATTCAAAAAGTCACAAAATGTGCACCTGGTTTATCTCCTCTTTGTTATAGCTGTAGCTTCCCAATTGCTTCCAGGAAGATGCCTACAAGATAAACAGAAAGAATGAGTACGAAACAATAACAATTAGCCTACGGAATAAAACAAAATATAGAGAATGTAAGGATGCTCCAAATAGAGTATAGAAAAAACTTTTTTTACGAGCAATTAAATTTTATATTGGTAAGATAATAACAACGCTAAAGAATTAACTGGTAGCAGATACCATTTGTTAACAGTTGTAGGAATCCAAAGCAAAAGTTTCGATGCAATATAAGAATTTTACTGAGAAAAACAGTTTGTAGCTATGGATACTCCCTTAAAGATCTTGTTCAGAGTTTGTTTATACTTATACTTTCATGCAAACTAACTTGCATATACATTTGGGAAGTTCATACTTGCGGAAAAAAACTAACTCAGAGGGGAGAACAAAGAGTCGGAGCACATGGGTTAAGTGATTAATTGCTCTATAAACACATGAGATTTTGGACAACTTCGCAATGACAAGCTAATGAAAAGCTTTAACACGACTTTGCAAGTCTTGAGCGATCACATTGATCTTCTCTCGTTTGCCTATCCTGAGTCTTCTTCCTCTATTTTTTTATCTTATTGTTGTGGGATATGGTTTATCAGATGCAGCCTATTTCCTTGGAAAAAGGATGAAATTTGTACAACTTTGGTCATATGAATGGAAAAACTGCTCGCTAATAGCTACGTAAGCTTGCCAATCATTCTAGCAGAGGATTCCTACAGGGCAGGAAATTAAGATCGGCTACATTCGTTGTGTTTAACTCATTAACTACAATCAGTTGAGGTTTTCATGTCCTCTTAGAACAACTTCTGTGGAAAAGATTTACATGGGGTACTTCCTTCACCAAcagcaaaaaaaatcaaaaaggtgATAATAAAAAGTACCATATGCACGTCAAAGAACATTACTTCTGCTCCTGAGGAAGCGTAGACAACATCTTCATTTCCTGGAACAAGGAAAAACTATTTATTAGGTTGAAACCAATTAACTGCTCCGTTTCCAGTTAAGAAGGTGGAGGATCCATAGTACTACCAACTGTATTTTTCTATTCTCTTTTCCTTGTTTTGTAGAGTAATTCAACAAGGATGATCAGACATACATTTGCTAAATCATGCATCACCTAAGCCTAGTTCACAACATAAAAGTAATAATCTTTAAAACAAAAGAGGCAACTGGAGATGAGCAAAACCCACCAGACTTAAAACATACAGATGAGATAGGTTTGTTGTCGAGATCCATGGTAAGTACCACATCTTTACAACGCATGTCAAACCAGCAAATGCGACCATCCTGTTCAACAGAATCGGCAGGTCAATTGAACATGTCAATGAACCATTTGGCGTCTAACTTCACACCTTCTTATAGCATACCCAGTAATCATCCATCAAAAGTTAATTGCTCAAACACTAGTTTAATTGAAGCCCCTTCTCTTATATGCTTATTACAATAGATAAAAACTATAAAGTACAAACCCACTTATTTCACCTCCTAAATCAGTATAAAGAACAAATTTCACAAAGAATAATTTGGGGGAAATAATCTTGTTTAAGCAAACTTAACTCGTCAATATAACTGATGATATTAGGGGTATGGTTCAATTTGACTGAATGTTAATCACAATGAAtgcattcaaatcaaaataactGATGTCAAAAAATCAAAGAGAAATTGAATAAGTGGGAAGGAGAAGTACCTCTCCTGAAGTAGCTACGATTCCAGGTCTATCTCGAGAAGCGATACAACAGGTAACAGTGCCTTTATGACCTTTCAATCTTCTCGGCTTCTGCATTTTTGTAGTTGCCTCTCGTTCTTCTCCGACTGCTTTTTCCATTTGAACCAGAGCGGTATGATTTTATGGCTTTGGCAGACCCTTATGGAAGACGAGAGTGAAGACAATCTTAACACAGTCACAGTACATAGGGTAGGGAAACCATTAGGGAGATAGGTCGTGGGTTCGACCCCCACGGGAAGCGTTTTGTAGAATAGAAAATACTGTACATTACTTTAGACTTGCACTGGTAGCATCGTGCAATTTGAAGACCGCAACAAATCCGGTTTAACTGTACAATCTCGCTTTTGGTCAGAGTTTTTGGTAGCGTGGTGCAATTCTTTtcaaatgggtttttgtatgtTTGTCTTTGGTTTCCCAGTTTTGTGTTTCCACTCAGAGTATAGTTTTTGAGatttgatatttttgttctagGCTTCACAATTGACCTGAAATGGGTAGCATAAAATCACCAGACAGAAAACAATATGATAATTCCAGATGATCAAGCTAATTGGAGTTGTATGGAGATGTGTTCGCAAAAACATAGAGTGGCAATAACTATGAAGTTATGCGACTTTAGACATTGTTTTAATCAGCACAAGATGCCCTTACAAACCTCTCATTCACCCAACTAGCTACAACCTACAGGTAACAGGACCTAACCCTCAACCAAAATGAAAACTGATTTTACAAACAAGCTAAACTCTCACAATCCTTTCATTCATGGAATTATAAGCTTCTTTCCAGCATAAATTTTGTCCCCTTCAAGTCCATTGGCTTCTTTCAGTGCATCAACAGAAACCTAATAATAGCAAAAACAAAATTCGGAAAAAATAAGCTTAAAAATGTATTATGATGTTCTCAAAACTGGAAGAACAAATGAAGAAACTGACCCCATGTTTTCTAGAAAGAGCCCAGAGAGTATCACCCTTCACAATCTCGACCATTTTACCCGAAAACAAAGATGCTGGCGGTGGTGGGGACGAATCATTACGAACAATTTGGGGTTTctgcacacacaaaaaaaaaatcaaaataaaaaaattccccAAATTGAGAGATGTGTCGAGAAGATTTGATTTGTTTGTTAAATGTTTGCTTACCTTGGTAACAGGTTCTTCAAAATGAGTAAATTTTGATTCTGGAATTGCTGGAGATTTTTCGATTTGTGGAGATTCTTGAaatgtgttgttgttgttttgtttgTATGGGTTTAGGGCTTTGAGGATACTAATAGCGATACCTGAGAACACTACGAATCCGGCAGTCTTTGCTAAGGCCTTGTCTTTATTAAATCCATTATGATGATCTCCGTTGCTTCCATTCGAATTTGATTCGGACATTGTATACCGGCTTTCAGGGATTCACTTTGAGAGAGAAAACGGAGAGGGTTTCTTTAACTGAGTTGAGACTTGAGAAAGAGAGGGTTCGATTTTGTATTCAAGTGCTGTGTTAGGTCTGAGCCATAAGTCATCCAACTATATTTAATTGTCTTGTTTTACAAACTAGTACCACCGTTACCACGTTGGGAGGGCCGACTGAAGAATTTCACGAAACAACACTATGTGATTGCACAGGGCCGACTGAAGAAGTTCACGAAACAACACTATGTGATTGCACGGATTTAAATTTGTAAAGGAATTCTTTCTTGTAAAAAAGATGTTCGGACAAATTTTATCATAATTCTAATTTATAAAACAAAATTGTATTAAGTTGATAGTGTAAAAAAAGCAGTGTCGTAACCTTTAAATGAGGAGATACGAAATTAGCTAACACTGAAAACAGATAGTATGCGCTAATGAGAAAAGTAACACCCAACTCTGTAGTGATTTTAAGATTGAAAAATGAGGTACAAGCTTCTTCTTTAGTTCTAATTTCCCCTAGGAGTCTCCCATTCTACTCCGAGGATGAGATTGTCATAACCATACCTATTGAAATTGTGAATCGCACTCTCAGCATCTTCCGTGTTCAAAAAACCAAATCCTCGGCTAATACCATTCCTATGATCTACAGCAGCATGAACACGAGTGATAGCACCAAATGTTCCCAACAGCTCAAGCAAGTCAGGCTCGCGAGTATCTTCAGAGAGGTTGGTGACGGGAACAGAGTTTTCTTCATTCCTCCGTGGTCTCATCTGTGATCCGAGTTGTCTCGCGCCATCTCTCTGGTCAGGATGAATGTAGGTTCCTGAATTGGAAGTGCCACATGAAAAGGGATCTCCTAGAACCTTGGTGTCATCTTTGCTACATGTGTTTAACCATATTAGCAACGATGATTTGGTTTAActgacaaaaaagaaaaaagcagtGGAATTATATAAAACATTCCAGGCTCGAACTCAAGAAATTCTGACCTGATTGTGGTAAACAAATGTATAGAAACCCTAGACTGGAAAAGAAAAGATGCTCTAACCTGCGGATGTCAATAACTGCTCCACCATCTCCCATGGATCTACACAAGTATTAGAGAAGTTCTGTGGACTGGACTTTCCAAATTGGGAAAGGTAAGAGCTCATTTTTGCTAGAGGCATGTTTTTCCATTAACAAAATATTCAAGAAATCACACAATCTCTAACAaactcatcaccaccaccaacaacaacagcatGCCTATTTTGTACTATCTTGTTTTCCAAACCAATAGATAAAAATGGTGAagcttctttgtaaatctacaaCTCATGTTCCAAAAACTCCTAGAACATAAATGCCCAACTTCGACATCTAAAAAACTCCTAGAACATAAATTAACAACACGACCTAATATTCGACTGGCTAACCATcatatcttgttgtttctatcacttATCAAACAACATTGTTTATAACTAACTCAAACCCACCTGTATGTCAGGCTCTAtctatcccccccccccccccacccccatcTCTAGTCAACCTCGATCCCTATATTTCAACTCCAACTTTCTTTAAGTAAAGAAGATAGATTCTGCTCCCCTAAAAGTTAGAAGAGCGGGCAACCCATATTGACAtgcagaaaaatatataaagtgaAATTATGGAACCAATATACCAAGCATAAACTATCATTGGGTTATCCACCGCAGGTCTACCGAGTGTGGTCtggttttcaaaaaataaatatatgtaAAGTACCATAAATATACACATCTTGACCATATGGTAACTTACATATCTTTACCTTGTCATTCATCGGTTTCTCAAAACTGAAAGTCTATTTCACCATGAgacataaataaatataatggaaAATGTAATGCACATATATAGAGTACCTCTGTCATGTCAAAAAGAGAAGGACTAATAAGTCTTAAATCACAAACAGGATATCTGACATTGTAAACCAGGCTTAGAGTTGTTATGGTTATGCTACTATAATTAGATTCACAATATGGGTGAAAAAGTCATAAAACAAGATAACTTTATTCTATTGCTCAAGCATAGAAGCTGAATTCAGTTACATTGCATCCAacattttattctatttttctttaattttactgTACCGGACAACTACTCGTCATATCGCACTACTCCAGCAACATCTTGCAAGCAAAATACACTAAACTATCACACAAAACTACTATTGTTTCTATAAGTACGAGACATTCACAAAAAAATCTTGTAGAAAATGAGCACATTCTGAAATACCAAACCTTACCATCTACCAATCTCGATTTCAGCGGTTCAAAATTCGTTGATTTTTTATGGTTGATATATTAAGTAGTAGATGGTGAAGTTATATATTTCGGGATGTGCTCGTTTCTTTTTTGGTATGCAGAGATTTGTAAGACGAACGTATTCCCAAATTATTATCTTCAAATACGCTATAGTTtgattttttgaagaaaaaaaaaatagtgtccAACGCATGAGATAGTGTGAAAATAAGAGTACGGGGGGATCCTCCTAAATAAGAATAAGTAATGCTAGTTACTTAGTTAGCAAATTAGCACATGTGCAGATTATGTTGAATTAGACATAAGCGATTGTCAATGGAAATACATAAAAGATATTGGCATGAGGGTTAACCACCCTGGATTCTCATGGGTGAATTGGATATCAATGCACACTCATGAAATATCAACCAATACTTTACCCAATACTTCTGAATTTTCGTTTACTCAAGAAATAATAACTAGTTATCACTTAAATGATTTGGGTTTCTCTGGTATACCTTACACATGGTTTAACATACAATCCAATGATAACATCATCAAAGCTAGACTTGAGATGGTTATGGGTAATGGTTTGTTACTTAATCATTATGATACTGCCAAAGTATTTCATATTGATTTTATAGGCTCGGATCATATCCTAATTATTTTGGTGACTAACCCAACCCCATAATAGGTTTGAACCCTATAGATACTTTAAATATTGAGGTATAAATCCAACTTGTAAATATTTAATTCAAAGTGCTTATGCTAAGAATGTAAGAGGTTCCAATGCTTACCAAATGACTAACAAACTTAGAAATGTGAAACATGAGCTTAAATTGTGGAATACTTTGCATTTTGGAAATATAGATCACAAGGTTTGACAACTAAATGAACAACTCCATAATCTGAATAATCAACCTCAATATATTCAAAATGTGGATGCAATCAAACAAGTTGAACTTGGTTTTGAGCACTTGCAAAAAGTGCATGAAGATTTTTATGCGCAAAAGTCTCCAACTGATTATATAAAATGCTATGATAAAAATACCAATTTCTACCATACTTCTATGAACATAAAAAGACATTTTAATCATATAGAATCCCAGTAACTTAGTAATGGCCAATGGTCTAATGACAGAAAACAGCTAGAGGACCTATTAGTTAATCACTTTAGTGGTATTGGTATTACTACCAATCTTATACAAAAGAGAGAATTCCTTAACTGTACAACTCCTTGTGTCACTGATGAGGATAATGTTATGGTGTTAAGACCTATATCTCTAGATGAAATTAAGGTAACCATTAAACAAATAAAATCCTAGACTGCACCTGGCCCGGATGGTTTCATTCCGGGTTTTTACAAAGAAATTCTTGAACAAGATGTTTGGAAAACAACTAAATATTTCTTTGAACACAAACATCTTTTAAAAGAAATGAATCACACTTTATGTATCTCATCCCTAAGAAAAATAACTCTTTATCACTTGTTGGCTTTAGACCTATCTCTTTATGTAACACAAATTACAAGATTATATTTAAACTTATAGTCCACAATGAAATCGTTACTTAATTAGCAAAAGTATTTATCCTTTTCAGTCATTTTACATGTCTAATAGGAATATTCATGACAATGTTATAATTGCTTATGAAATAGTCCATACTATGAAAAGGACTAAAGCTAAAAGTGGTATCATGGGCCTTAAACTCgacatgtctaaggcctttgataaGTTGAAATGGTCctttatggttgatgttcttaaatGTTTTGGATTTTCTAACCATTGGTGTGATTTGATTTTACAATGTGTGAGTACTACTAGCATATCCATTCTACTGAATGAATCCCCTTGCAATGTGTATAAACCAAGTAGGGATCTGAGACAAGGTGATCCCTTGTCTCCATACCTTTTTATTTTATGTATGAAGTCATTCTCCAGATACTTAATGCATTGTGAGAGTAAACATTGGATCCATGGAGCTAGAGTTACTAATGAGACACCTAGTGtgtcttatcttttattttctgatGACTGTTTTTTATTCACTAAGGCAACTCACTATAAAGCAAATAACCTTGTAGAGGCTATAAATCTTTTTAGTTCTGTCTCCGGACAAATGATTGACTTTGAGAACTCTGGATGTTTTTTCAGCAAAAAAGTTCATCTAGATAAATGTGTTTCCCTTATAAGGACTCTTAATATTAAGAAAATAGACTCAAATGATAAATATTTAAGTATATCTCTTTTCATTAATAAATCTAGAATTGAATCCTTTGCTTACCTTGCTAATCACTTTGATAATAGTGTAACAAATTGGAAAGGGAACACTTCTCTCAAGCATATAAATATGTCATGGtgcaaaatatcatcaaagtcaTCCTCTGTTTATCATATGAATTCCTATTTATCCCTAACCttattatttatcaaataaaaaatcccaaagagatttttggtggggacAATTGAATCataaaggaatatatatatatatatgaaacatTGGCAAAAGGTTTGTATCCATAAGCATGCAGGGGTTCAAGGTTTCCGTGATTTAAAAAGCTTAATCTAGCTTTGTTGTCCAAAATGGACTGGAGATTAATTCATAGTTCCTATGAGTTATGGTTTAAGACTTTGAAGTACAAGTTCTTTAGCAATAATCGTCCCTTACACTATAAGAAAAATCAGGATTCGTCTGGGGTTGGAAAGCAATATACTGAGGTCTAGATAATATCGAACAAAACATTTTTTGGGAAGTTAAAAAAGGTAATAATATCAATGCTTTTGATGATAGTTGGATTCCTAATGCTACTCATCCAATTTGCATTTAATATTCTAACCCTAATTTAGTGGATGTTGATTTTATAGATCGAAAAACTAAGCAATGCAATGAAAGCATGATTAACGCATACTTTAATCCGAAGAATGCAAATAAAATGAGGCAGATCATAATACCTTATTCAAGTAAAGATAGGTTGATCTGGACATCTATTTATAATGGTAATTTCTCAGTAAAATCTTCATATATAACTCTGTCTAGTGATGATTCTAAAGGTTCTGCAAATTCTAGTCATATTCATATTTTTAAAGCATTATGGAAAGCTAACTTCTTCCCAAAGTGCAGCTCTTTCTCTAAAAATGCATTAGTGTATTTTGCCTACTCAGGTTAGGTTATCTCAATATGTGAATAATAATGGTACTAATTCCAGCATGTGTAGCAGTAATGAACCTGAAACTTCTGAGCATCTCTTATTACATTGACAATTTGCTAAATATGTTGGTCTTCTACACCAAATGGACATATTACTTTGCAGGACTCTTGCACTAATCCAAACATCAAGGATTGGATATAGAAATGGTtatgttgtagtaatgatgaaAGCATTCAAATAGAAATCCACACTACTGCGTGGAGTATTTGGAGAGAAAGATGCTTCAAAATCTTTCAAAACAAATATATTCAGCCTTCTTATACGGATAAACTAGCCATCAAATTAACTCATGATATCATAGCTTCGTGCTCGACTGAGAGTGCACAACTAGTTACTTCTTCTGATAATATTAGTAGTAATCACAATCCTATAGcctttaatattgtgcatatGGACCTTAATTTATTGTGATGCGTCATGTGATAAGAATACCAATACGACAAGTACTGGTATTTTTATGTCTACAATCGCAGGTACCTATAAGGGATGCAAAACAGTCGCAGGAATAACGAGGAATCCAAAAGAGACCGAGAGTTTAGCTATGCTGGAAGCCATAAAATGGGCAAAAAGTAGAAATTCGAACTCCATTATGCATTACAATGATGCCAAAAAAATTATGGATTACTTTGGAATGTTGGTTCAGTAGTTCCATCATAAATGATTGTTATGTGTTGTTAGACTCCTTTACGTTTATTAAAAACTAGTCATCTCAGTAGAGATTTTAATTCGTACGCTGATAAAACAGCTAAGCGTTATAGAAGATTTAATACTTTTAATGAGTGGTGGAAAATCTTGCCTGATTTACTCCCACAACATTTGTAAATAATACAATGTTTTTTCTttagcaaaaaaagaaagagagaaaaaagataTAACCGATCATATTACTTTTATTCCGGGTCAGATTACTTTTCAACTATGACGATAATTTCAAGTAACATGATGTTCATCATGTTACTTGTGTTTTAGCGTGGGAATAAAAAAATCTATCAAATGGTCAGGTTACCCCTTGAAAGACCATCCATTTTCCGAATTAATCGGGTATATCATGCTTGTTttagatagttttttttttggctgTCGGATTTTACAAATATGTACCATGTC
The nucleotide sequence above comes from Papaver somniferum cultivar HN1 chromosome 8, ASM357369v1, whole genome shotgun sequence. Encoded proteins:
- the LOC113302206 gene encoding LOW QUALITY PROTEIN: WD repeat-containing protein 53 (The sequence of the model RefSeq protein was modified relative to this genomic sequence to represent the inferred CDS: inserted 1 base in 1 codon; substituted 1 base at 1 genomic stop codon), producing the protein MEKAVGEEREATTKMQKPRRLKGHKGTVTCCIASRDRPGIVATSGEDGRICWFDMRCKDVVLTMDLDNKPISSVCFKSGNEDVVYASSGAEVMFFDVHMASSWKQLGSYSYNKEEINQITCSSKSSFIAAADDSGDIKIIDVRQQCLYKTLRAGHTSICSSVQFLPWRPWEVITGGLDAKLVMWDFSKGRQCKIVDFARPDAGSQSNAGQCLNPAFVHALVIPEVDMLDNSGKXCVVARADGVVDVIDIESELAAANSKSSTKSSKGSQSRRGGSKQPTTNAEALDQHIGKRFSLDYPLGGHTAAVSCVSFSLFGERGKFIISGGNDSSVKVWDWSKHLDAGESSSSTSNDILRLNIPLSKKVRXLFYRKNWLCTTPTDSENIIVCDTSKVVKVYSVT
- the LOC113306730 gene encoding uncharacterized protein LOC113306730 — its product is MSESNSNGSNGDHHNGFNKDKALAKTAGFVVFSGIAISILKALNPYKQNNNNTFQESPQIEKSPAIPESKFTHFEEPVTKKPQIVRNDSSPPPPASLFSGKMVEIVKGDTLWALSRKHGVSVDALKEANGLEGDKIYAGKKLIIP